GACTGGTCCCAAGCCGGCAACTGGACCCCAGGCATCCCGTCGAATACCGACACGATTTATATCGGCGGCAGCGGCACCGCCGCCCTGAGCAGCGGCTCGACTGCGATCACCGCTCTCTATGTCGGGGGCACCGTTGGCGGAGAAACCGGCGAGTTGCTCATCAACGGTGGCACGCTCACCGGCTCCCAGCCTTTTTATATAGGCTATAAAAATAATGCCCAAGGCAGCGTTACGGTCAGCGACGGACTGCTCCATCTGCAAGGGGCCAGCACCGCTGGGAACCTTTCCGTTGGTCGCGATTATGGCGGTGTGGGCATACTGACCATCACCGGCGGGACCGTCGCCAACTTCCAAGGACATATCGCCCATAACAATCTGGGCGCCAGCGGCACGGTCTCCGTCAGCGGAGGGCTTTGGAATAACGCCAATAATCTCTATGTCGGCAGCAATGGCAAGGGCGTGCTTATCATCACAGGAGGAACTGTTTTCAATGCAGGGGTCGGCTTTATCGGCAACGCCGCTGGAAGCGAGGGCTCGGTCATGGTAAGCGACTCGGGCTACTGGCAAAATAATAACGAACTTCGTGTCGGCTTCGCCGGCACGGGCACGCTCACCGTCACCGGAGGCACCGTCACCAACCCCAATGCCATCGTAGGCGCCCATGCAAGCGGTCGCGGTTCAGCGGTTGTCTCAGGCTCCGGCTTGTGGGCCACCACGGGCACTCTTTCCATAGGAGCAATCGGCGGGGGAATCCTGACCATTCAAGAAGGAGGGATCGTCCGGGTCGCCAATTCGGTGGTGATGATCGGCGGCGCCACCGCGCCTGCAACCGGCACGCTCGCCCTGAAAGGCGGCGTTCTGGAGGCGCAGGGCATCGCTAGGACAGCAGGTGCCGCATCTGGCAACGCCACACTCATTCTTAATGGCGGCACCGTCCGCGCCTTGCAGGGCACCGGTTCCTACTTCAACCTGCCGGGCACGACGCTCACGCTGGACGGCACCGGCCTCGCCGCAGGAGCCCCGGCCTTGACGATTGATACAAATGGTTTTGACCTCACTGTCTCCAACACCTTCACCGGCGATGGAGCCTTCGGAAAAACCGGCGGAGGCAAAGTCATCCTTGAGGGTGACAATCACGCGACCACCGGCGGCCTGAATCTCAATGAAGGCGTCGTCCAGATCAGCAGCACCCTGAATCTTTTCGGCGGCGCGCTCAACGGCAGCGGAACCCTCGTCATCGACAACGCCGGCGCCTTCGCCTTCGCCGCTGGCCACACCGGGGATTTCACCGGCCTTGTGCGCCTGCAAGCCAGCGGCCTCGAACTGGGCAATGCGGCGCCCGTCATTGACGGTGCCACCCTGCAACTCGCCGCTGGCGGCAGCGCAACCTACAACAGCAACAATGGCGACACCACCATCGGCAGTCTCGATTTTGCGGGAGGATCGCTTGATCTCACCTATTCGCCTTCTGGTACCTTGTTCGTTGACCATCTCGGCGTCAGCACAAGCGGCACCGTGAAACTCGGTGGATTGAGCGCCTCCGGCCCGCCGGGCAATTTACCCGCCAATTTTATCGACCAGAGCCATGCCACGGGCGACGGCCTGTTATTGATCAAGGCAAACAGCGTTGGCGACATCTCCCAGTTGCGGGTCGATACCGGGACATCAAGCGGTATAACGAGTGATCTCGGTCCAGTGGTGGCCACCTACAACTATGCCGGACTGAGCGGCAGCAATTTCGGCGGCGAAAAAGGCCTCTTCATCAGCACTGTTTTGCAGGAGCTCGCCATCAAATCCGGCAGTACCCTGGTGCTGAACACCGACAATCTTGAAAGCAACAGCACGCACACCTTGGCGGCCAGGATAAGCGGCGCGGACGGCAACGTCCACATATCCGCGCCGGGCGACTGCATCATCCTCAACGCAAACAACACCTACACGGGCACCACCACCATCGCCAGCGGCACCGTCCGCGCCGCCACCAACGACGTCCTTGGCCACACCTCGCACCTCATCCTGTCGGACAACACCACCTTCGATCTCAATGGTGCCACTCAGTCCATCGGCGCCCTCACCGGCGGGGCCGGCAGCACCCTCGCGCTCGGCAGCGGCTCGCTGGCCATCAATGGCTCGGGCGTCACCCAGGGCCGGATCACGGGCGTCCAGGCCGGATTTCTCTCCGTCTCATCCGGCACGGTCATATTGAACAGCGCCAACACCGATTTGCACGTCACGACCATCATTGGTGCCGGCGGCAGCGTCGTGCTCAATGACGGGCAGGCGCTCGGTGACGGAGCCATTATCATCGAAAACACCACCGCCAGCCTCACCTTGAACAATGCCTCCGCCGCTTCCTTTGCCAACACGCTCAGCGGCAATGGCACCTTCCTGAAAACCGGAAACGGTCTCCTGGCCCTCAGCGGCGACAACGAGGGTTTCCTCGGCACGGTTGATTTGCGACAGGGCGCCATCGAGGCGCGCAACAGCAAGGCCCTCGGCTCCGGCATGACCACCCTCCATGGCACACAGGTTGACTACGTCGGCGCCAACGGCACCGTGCCGGGCGCATTCGCCGGCACGGGCAAAGTAGTCATTCGCGAGGACTCCCTTCTTGCGCTCGCCAGGGCCGACGCCATCGGAACCGGCATCAATGTTGACATCAACGAATCACACCTTGTTCTCGCGGCCAACGGCACCCGGCTGGGTAACGTCACGCTCAGCAACGGGCGCATGAGTTTCAACAACCCGCCAGGCATCTTTGTCACAGGCACGCTCAAAAGCCTGCACGGCGCTTCCACACTGATCTTCAACGTCGATTTCGACACTGGCAAAGCCAACCATCTGACCATTACCGACGCGGCCACGGGCGAGCACGAGGTGAGCATCGCGCACACCGGCGATCCAGCGGCCGCCTCCATCGCCATAATAAAGAACCCCGAGGGATTCACCGCAAACTACCGCTACAATCCGATCGAAACCGCCCTTGAACGATACGACGCGGTCCCCGGCGACGGCTCGGCCGCAAGGCCCGATCGCAACGCCGTCTATTTCCACTCCAGCGGACTGTCCAGCACCGCCGATGCGATTCTGGCCACCGCCTCGCTGCAAGGCAGGGACTGGCTCTACTCCCTGGATGCGCTTTACCTGCGCATGGGCGACATCCGCGCCGACCCC
This genomic stretch from Termitidicoccus mucosus harbors:
- a CDS encoding autotransporter outer membrane beta-barrel domain-containing protein, with the translated sequence MHTHTRSLVVALATLMTAHMAFSADIYWQNTGSGDWSQAGNWTPGIPSNTDTIYIGGSGTAALSSGSTAITALYVGGTVGGETGELLINGGTLTGSQPFYIGYKNNAQGSVTVSDGLLHLQGASTAGNLSVGRDYGGVGILTITGGTVANFQGHIAHNNLGASGTVSVSGGLWNNANNLYVGSNGKGVLIITGGTVFNAGVGFIGNAAGSEGSVMVSDSGYWQNNNELRVGFAGTGTLTVTGGTVTNPNAIVGAHASGRGSAVVSGSGLWATTGTLSIGAIGGGILTIQEGGIVRVANSVVMIGGATAPATGTLALKGGVLEAQGIARTAGAASGNATLILNGGTVRALQGTGSYFNLPGTTLTLDGTGLAAGAPALTIDTNGFDLTVSNTFTGDGAFGKTGGGKVILEGDNHATTGGLNLNEGVVQISSTLNLFGGALNGSGTLVIDNAGAFAFAAGHTGDFTGLVRLQASGLELGNAAPVIDGATLQLAAGGSATYNSNNGDTTIGSLDFAGGSLDLTYSPSGTLFVDHLGVSTSGTVKLGGLSASGPPGNLPANFIDQSHATGDGLLLIKANSVGDISQLRVDTGTSSGITSDLGPVVATYNYAGLSGSNFGGEKGLFISTVLQELAIKSGSTLVLNTDNLESNSTHTLAARISGADGNVHISAPGDCIILNANNTYTGTTTIASGTVRAATNDVLGHTSHLILSDNTTFDLNGATQSIGALTGGAGSTLALGSGSLAINGSGVTQGRITGVQAGFLSVSSGTVILNSANTDLHVTTIIGAGGSVVLNDGQALGDGAIIIENTTASLTLNNASAASFANTLSGNGTFLKTGNGLLALSGDNEGFLGTVDLRQGAIEARNSKALGSGMTTLHGTQVDYVGANGTVPGAFAGTGKVVIREDSLLALARADAIGTGINVDINESHLVLAANGTRLGNVTLSNGRMSFNNPPGIFVTGTLKSLHGASTLIFNVDFDTGKANHLTITDAATGEHEVSIAHTGDPAAASIAIIKNPEGFTANYRYNPIETALERYDAVPGDGSAARPDRNAVYFHSSGLSSTADAILATASLQGRDWLYSLDALYLRMGDIRADPNYAKAGNPPGSFWVRARSHRLNASISSQGNETGAINGQSFHQYGHGLTAGVDRVHARGAGTIFVGAFIDTGIVDRDFDNYGNGESETIGAGVYGSWLHEKGWFADITLKLDHVKNDFDARASDGKLSHGSYKNYAKGVSLEIGRRLVNKNGWWVEPSVQAAYVHLNSAAYQVHGAYGPNFVQANVPSPVSVHLDATSAFQSRAGLRIGRQLGATRWHPYGKAAVAGSFSNGGEVTAEGKTLASDYDGCRVEAGFGASFIINARHALYLDFEYAKADDYERPWSINIGYRACW